In one window of Pseudomonas sp. IAC-BECa141 DNA:
- a CDS encoding DUF1249 domain-containing protein translates to MVVNKLRDRYRVDLVGLQAACEANYARLMRLLPDMRNDPQARRIAVTQGDQMLGVLALEVLQTCPYTTTLQVRQEHSLPWLPVPQLEVQVYHDARMAEVISAEHARRFRGVYPYPNAAMHQPDEKAQLNLFLGEWLSHCLACGHEYAAVR, encoded by the coding sequence ATGGTCGTAAACAAGTTGCGCGATCGCTACCGCGTCGACCTCGTGGGGCTGCAAGCCGCCTGCGAGGCCAACTACGCGCGCCTGATGCGACTGTTGCCGGACATGCGCAACGACCCGCAGGCCCGGCGCATTGCCGTGACCCAGGGCGACCAGATGCTCGGCGTTCTGGCGCTCGAGGTGCTGCAGACCTGTCCGTACACCACGACCCTGCAAGTGCGCCAGGAACACAGCCTGCCGTGGCTGCCGGTGCCGCAACTGGAAGTGCAGGTCTATCACGACGCGCGCATGGCCGAGGTGATCAGCGCCGAGCATGCGCGACGTTTTCGCGGCGTCTATCCTTACCCGAATGCGGCCATGCATCAGCCGGACGAAAAGGCCCAGCTCAATCTGTTCCTGGGCGAATGGCTGAGTCACTGCCTGGCGTGCGGACACGAATACGCGGCGGTCCGATAA
- the cpdA gene encoding 3',5'-cyclic-AMP phosphodiesterase, with amino-acid sequence MPSVSTLTTADMALLVQLSDSHLFAEADRTLLGMNTRESLQKVIELVLEQQPRIDLIVASGDLSQDGTLESYQQFRQMTAQIDAPARWIPGNHDEPQIMAQATVKSALLESVVDVGNWRVTLLDSAVPGSVPGYLQDDQLQLLASSLSEAPDRHHLVCLHHHPVSIGCAWMEPIGLRNPEAFFEVLDRFPQARAVLWGHVHQEIDRERNGVRLIASPSTCIQFEPGSEDFKVGEQAPGYRWLRLLPDGRIETGVERVTDFRFTVDYGSDGY; translated from the coding sequence TTGCCGAGCGTATCGACTTTGACCACCGCCGACATGGCGTTGCTGGTGCAACTCTCTGACAGTCATCTGTTCGCCGAGGCGGACAGAACGCTGCTGGGCATGAATACCCGCGAGAGTCTGCAAAAAGTCATCGAGCTGGTGCTTGAACAGCAACCGCGGATCGACCTGATCGTTGCCAGCGGCGACTTGTCCCAGGACGGCACGCTGGAGTCCTATCAGCAATTCCGCCAGATGACGGCGCAGATCGATGCGCCGGCCCGCTGGATCCCCGGCAACCACGATGAACCCCAGATCATGGCTCAGGCGACGGTCAAGAGTGCGTTGCTGGAGTCCGTGGTGGATGTCGGCAACTGGCGCGTGACCCTGCTCGATTCGGCGGTGCCCGGATCGGTGCCGGGGTATCTGCAGGACGACCAACTGCAATTGCTCGCCAGCTCCCTGAGCGAAGCGCCGGATCGCCATCATCTGGTGTGCTTGCACCACCATCCGGTGTCGATCGGTTGCGCCTGGATGGAGCCGATCGGCTTGCGCAATCCGGAAGCGTTTTTCGAAGTGCTCGACCGTTTCCCGCAGGCCCGCGCCGTGCTGTGGGGGCATGTCCATCAGGAAATCGACCGCGAACGCAACGGCGTAAGGTTGATCGCCTCGCCGTCGACCTGCATCCAGTTCGAGCCGGGCAGCGAAGATTTCAAGGTTGGCGAACAGGCGCCGGGGTATCGCTGGTTGCGATTGCTGCCGGACGGGCGGATCGAGACTGGCGTGGAGCGTGTCACTGATTTCCGGTTCACTGTCGATTACGGCTCCGACGGTTACTGA
- a CDS encoding YqiA/YcfP family alpha/beta fold hydrolase, producing the protein MSGSILYIHGFNSAPASKKACQLVEVMERLGLSDQLRVPALHHHPREAIGQLEQAIAELGRPLLVGSSLGGYYATHLAERHGLKALLVNPAVSPHRMFDGYLGTQKNLYTDETWELTHDHVTALAELEVPAPQDPQRYQVWLQTGDETLDYRLAQQYYRACALRIQAGGDHSFQGFVTQLPALLSFAGIGADIYQAVDFTAL; encoded by the coding sequence ATGTCCGGTTCGATTCTCTATATCCATGGTTTCAACAGCGCGCCGGCTTCGAAAAAGGCCTGTCAGCTGGTCGAGGTGATGGAGCGGCTGGGTTTGAGCGATCAACTGCGTGTCCCCGCGCTGCATCACCACCCGCGCGAAGCCATCGGTCAGCTGGAACAGGCAATTGCCGAACTCGGCCGGCCGTTGCTGGTGGGAAGTTCGCTCGGCGGCTACTATGCGACTCACCTGGCCGAGCGCCATGGCCTGAAAGCCCTGCTGGTCAACCCGGCCGTCAGTCCGCACCGGATGTTCGACGGATACCTGGGCACCCAGAAAAACCTGTACACCGACGAGACCTGGGAACTGACCCACGACCACGTGACGGCCCTGGCCGAGCTGGAAGTGCCGGCGCCACAGGATCCGCAGCGTTATCAGGTATGGTTGCAGACCGGCGATGAAACACTGGATTATCGCCTTGCCCAGCAGTATTACCGGGCCTGTGCCTTGCGCATCCAGGCTGGCGGCGACCACAGTTTCCAGGGATTTGTTACACAATTGCCGGCATTGCTCAGCTTTGCCGGGATTGGCGCCGATATCTATCAGGCAGTCGATTTCACCGCACTGTGA
- the parE gene encoding DNA topoisomerase IV subunit B, with protein MATPSASSYNADAIEVLSGLDPVRKRPGMYTDTSRPNHLAQEVIDNSVDEALAGHAKSIQVILHADHSLEVCDDGRGMPVDIHPEEGVSGVELILTKLHAGGKFSNKNYQFSGGLHGVGISVVNALSTQVRVRVKRDGNEYEMTFADGFKATDLQVIGTVGKRNTGTSVYFAPDPKYFDSPKFSISRLKHVLKAKAVLCPGLLISFEDKGTGEKVEWHYEDGLRSYLVDAVSEFERLPDAPFCGNLAGAKEAVEWALLWLPEGGTSVTESYVNLIPTEQGGTHVNGLRQGLLDAMREFCEFRSLLPRGVKLAPEDVWERIAFVLSMKMQEPQFSGQTKERLSSREAAAFVSGVVKDAFSLWLNANPETGLALAELAISNAGRRLKASKKVERKRITQGPALPGKLADCAGQDPMRSELFLVEGDSAGGSAKQARDKEFQAILPLRGKILNTWEVDGSEVLASQEVHNIAVAIGVDPGAEDMSQLRYGKICILADADSDGLHIATLLCALFVQHFRPLVDAGHVYVAMPPLYRIDLGKEIYYALDEAERDGILDRLVAEKKRGKPQVTRFKGLGEMNPPQLRETTMDPNTRRLVQLTLGDDFAQTSEIMDMLLAKKRAGDRKTWLESKGNLAEVLA; from the coding sequence ATGGCCACTCCCAGCGCTAGCTCCTATAACGCCGACGCCATCGAAGTCCTCTCGGGCCTCGACCCGGTGCGCAAGCGCCCCGGCATGTACACCGACACCAGTCGGCCGAACCACCTTGCCCAGGAAGTCATCGACAACAGTGTCGACGAAGCCCTGGCCGGCCACGCCAAATCGATCCAGGTCATCCTCCACGCCGACCATTCGCTGGAAGTCTGCGACGACGGCCGTGGCATGCCGGTCGACATTCACCCGGAAGAGGGCGTGTCGGGCGTCGAACTGATCCTCACCAAGCTCCATGCGGGCGGCAAGTTTTCCAACAAGAACTACCAGTTCTCCGGCGGTCTGCACGGGGTGGGTATTTCCGTGGTCAACGCCTTGTCGACCCAGGTGCGGGTGCGGGTCAAACGTGACGGCAACGAATACGAAATGACCTTCGCCGATGGCTTCAAGGCCACCGATCTGCAAGTCATCGGCACCGTTGGCAAGCGCAATACCGGGACCAGCGTGTACTTCGCGCCGGACCCGAAATACTTCGATTCGCCGAAATTCTCCATCAGCCGCCTCAAGCACGTGCTCAAGGCCAAGGCCGTTCTCTGCCCGGGGCTGCTGATCAGCTTCGAAGACAAAGGCACCGGCGAAAAGGTCGAGTGGCACTACGAAGACGGCCTGCGCTCCTATCTGGTGGATGCGGTCAGCGAATTCGAGCGTCTGCCGGACGCGCCGTTCTGCGGCAACCTGGCCGGCGCCAAGGAAGCGGTCGAGTGGGCCCTGCTGTGGCTGCCTGAAGGCGGTACTTCGGTCACCGAAAGCTACGTCAACCTGATTCCGACGGAGCAGGGCGGTACCCACGTCAACGGTCTGCGTCAGGGGCTGCTCGATGCGATGCGTGAGTTCTGCGAATTCCGCAGCCTGCTGCCGCGTGGCGTCAAACTGGCCCCGGAGGACGTCTGGGAACGCATCGCTTTCGTCCTGTCGATGAAGATGCAGGAACCGCAATTTTCCGGTCAGACCAAGGAACGTCTGTCGTCCCGTGAAGCGGCGGCATTTGTCTCCGGCGTGGTCAAGGATGCGTTCAGCCTGTGGCTCAATGCCAACCCGGAAACCGGTCTGGCGCTGGCAGAACTGGCGATCAGCAACGCCGGCCGTCGTCTGAAGGCCAGCAAGAAAGTCGAGCGCAAGCGCATCACCCAGGGGCCGGCATTGCCGGGCAAACTGGCCGATTGCGCGGGGCAGGACCCGATGCGTTCCGAGCTGTTCCTGGTGGAAGGTGATTCCGCCGGCGGTTCGGCCAAACAGGCGCGGGACAAGGAATTCCAGGCGATCCTGCCGTTGCGCGGCAAGATCCTCAATACCTGGGAAGTCGACGGCAGTGAAGTGCTGGCCAGCCAGGAAGTGCACAACATCGCCGTGGCCATCGGTGTCGATCCGGGCGCCGAGGACATGAGCCAGCTGCGCTACGGCAAGATCTGCATCCTCGCTGACGCCGACTCCGACGGTCTGCACATCGCGACCTTGCTCTGCGCTTTGTTCGTCCAGCATTTCCGCCCGCTGGTGGACGCTGGTCACGTCTACGTCGCGATGCCGCCGCTGTACCGCATCGACCTGGGCAAAGAGATCTACTACGCCCTCGACGAGGCCGAGCGCGACGGGATCCTTGACCGTCTGGTGGCCGAGAAGAAACGCGGCAAGCCGCAGGTCACCCGATTCAAGGGTCTGGGTGAAATGAACCCGCCGCAACTGCGTGAAACCACCATGGACCCGAACACTCGGCGCCTGGTGCAGTTGACCCTCGGGGACGACTTCGCCCAGACCTCGGAAATAATGGACATGCTGCTGGCGAAGAAACGCGCCGGCGACCGCAAGACCTGGCTCGAATCCAAGGGCAACCTCGCCGAGGTTCTGGCCTGA
- a CDS encoding esterase-like activity of phytase family protein, with protein MRFGWALAGALLLGSMTVSAEPAQELRVLAEHPVEGMRGGNLSGLALCGNDLWTVSDRDDDQIYRLDIRDRVWQATAVRIDPPKVPDSGLPWGISSRTWAASFIRGGDLDFEGITCDSAGNRYIVSEAHAAVLQVPPQGPSSWLKISPMMVREARASGMLLQFNAIFEGLAINPAGDQMWLAAERQSRGLLMIKRQQTVWDCDGRCVLLSEGGMEMQPPQFPKARPVNRDFSDVSLFNGKLFTLERNAYQICRRDALTAKVELCWSYAAELLQANRRYSQNFGLEEALVVDAQGAWIGVDNNFGPRADGEVRPIIWRFAAPEGGWSAKP; from the coding sequence ATGCGGTTTGGCTGGGCCTTGGCGGGTGCGTTGCTGCTGGGTTCGATGACGGTGTCGGCAGAGCCTGCGCAAGAGCTGCGCGTGCTCGCCGAGCACCCGGTCGAAGGCATGCGCGGCGGCAACCTGTCGGGGCTGGCCTTGTGTGGCAATGATCTGTGGACCGTTTCGGATCGCGACGATGACCAGATCTACCGTCTCGATATCCGCGACCGGGTCTGGCAGGCCACGGCCGTGCGCATCGATCCGCCGAAAGTGCCGGACAGCGGCTTGCCGTGGGGCATCAGCTCGCGCACCTGGGCGGCTTCGTTCATTCGGGGCGGCGATCTGGATTTCGAAGGCATCACCTGCGACAGCGCCGGCAACCGCTACATTGTCAGCGAAGCCCACGCAGCGGTGCTGCAAGTGCCGCCTCAGGGGCCGTCGTCGTGGCTGAAAATCTCGCCGATGATGGTCCGCGAGGCGCGGGCCAGCGGGATGTTGCTGCAGTTCAACGCGATATTCGAAGGCCTGGCGATCAATCCGGCGGGCGATCAGATGTGGCTGGCTGCGGAGCGGCAAAGCCGTGGCTTGCTGATGATCAAGCGTCAGCAGACGGTGTGGGATTGTGACGGGCGCTGCGTGCTGCTCAGCGAGGGCGGGATGGAAATGCAACCGCCGCAGTTTCCGAAAGCCCGCCCGGTCAATCGGGATTTTTCCGACGTGTCCCTGTTCAACGGCAAACTGTTTACCCTTGAGCGCAACGCGTACCAGATCTGTCGTCGCGATGCGCTGACGGCCAAGGTCGAGCTTTGCTGGTCGTATGCGGCCGAGTTGTTGCAGGCCAATCGTCGTTATTCGCAGAACTTCGGGCTGGAAGAGGCGCTGGTGGTCGATGCTCAAGGTGCGTGGATCGGCGTCGACAACAATTTTGGTCCCCGGGCCGATGGCGAGGTCCGCCCGATCATCTGGCGATTCGCCGCGCCCGAGGGTGGCTGGAGCGCCAAGCCATGA
- a CDS encoding TIGR02281 family clan AA aspartic protease — protein MSQQPPGRRAGRVLMILAWCAALFLATRFFGQWEERQRNPNVEVASQQGNGFIEVKLIGNAQGHFVASGLINGRPVEFMLDTGATDVAIPAEVAKNLRLEEGFGVTLSTANGLSQGYRTRIDRLQLGDIVLRDVRALVAPGLHGDQVLLGMSALNKLEFTQRGGTMLLRQTTNR, from the coding sequence ATGAGCCAGCAACCGCCGGGCAGGCGCGCCGGTCGGGTGTTGATGATTCTGGCCTGGTGCGCGGCGCTGTTTCTGGCCACGCGGTTCTTCGGCCAGTGGGAAGAGCGCCAGCGCAATCCCAATGTGGAAGTGGCTTCGCAGCAGGGTAACGGCTTTATCGAAGTGAAACTGATCGGCAACGCCCAGGGACATTTTGTCGCCAGCGGCCTGATCAACGGTCGGCCGGTGGAGTTCATGCTCGACACTGGCGCGACCGACGTGGCAATCCCGGCCGAAGTGGCGAAAAACCTTCGGCTGGAAGAAGGTTTCGGTGTGACCCTGAGCACGGCCAATGGCCTGAGCCAGGGCTATCGCACCCGGATCGACCGCCTGCAACTGGGCGACATCGTGCTGCGGGATGTCCGCGCACTGGTGGCGCCCGGCCTGCATGGCGATCAGGTGCTGCTCGGCATGAGCGCCCTGAACAAACTTGAATTTACTCAGCGCGGCGGCACCATGCTGCTGCGCCAGACAACGAACCGATGA
- the parC gene encoding DNA topoisomerase IV subunit A — MSDNLADSLDGVERRSLADFTENAYLNYSMYVIMDRALPHIGDGLKPVQRRIVYAMSELGLDADSKHKKSARTVGDVLGKFHPHGDSACYEAMVLMAQPFSYRYTLVDGQGNWGAPDDPKSFAAMRYTEARLSRYSEVLLSELGQGTADWGPNFDGTLQEPLVLPARLPNILLNGTTGIAVGMATDVPPHNLREVATACVRLLDEPKATVEQLCEHIQGPDYPTEAEIITPRADLLKMYETGKGSVRMRAVYHVEDGDIIITALPHQVSGAKVLEQIAALMQAKPSKAPQIADLRDESDHENPCRIVIIPVNSRVDHEALMQHLFASTELESTYRVNVNIIGLDGKPQLKNLRALLVEWLEFRVLTVRRRLQFRLDKVERRLHLLDGLLIAYLNLDEVIHIIRTEDQPKAKLIERFALSEIQADYILDTRLRQLARLEEMKLRDEQDELLKEQAKLQALLSSEAKLKKLVRSELLKDAETYGDDRRSPIVERAEAKALTEHDLLPNEKVTVVLSEKGWIRSAKGHDIDATGLSYKAGDGFKTSAAGRSNQSAVVIDSTGRSYSLATHTLPSARGQGEPLTGRLTPPPGATFECVLMPEEDSLYVIASDAGYGFVVKGEDLQAKNKAGKALLSLPNNAKVIAPRPVADREHNWLASVTTEGRLLIFKISDLPQLGKGKGNKIIGISGERVASREEYVTDIAVLPEGATLVLQAGKRTLSLKADDLEHYKGERGRRGNKLPRGFQRVDALLVENLN, encoded by the coding sequence ATGAGCGACAACCTTGCAGACAGCTTAGATGGCGTAGAACGCCGGTCGCTGGCTGACTTCACCGAAAATGCCTACCTCAACTACTCCATGTACGTGATCATGGACCGTGCCTTGCCGCATATCGGCGACGGTCTGAAACCGGTACAGCGGCGTATCGTCTACGCCATGAGCGAGCTGGGGCTGGATGCCGATTCCAAGCACAAGAAATCGGCGCGTACCGTCGGCGACGTGCTCGGCAAGTTCCACCCCCACGGCGACTCGGCGTGCTACGAAGCGATGGTGCTGATGGCCCAGCCGTTCAGCTATCGCTACACGCTGGTGGACGGCCAGGGTAACTGGGGTGCGCCGGACGATCCGAAATCCTTCGCCGCCATGCGTTACACCGAAGCGCGGCTGTCACGTTATTCCGAAGTGCTGCTCAGCGAACTGGGCCAGGGCACCGCAGACTGGGGCCCGAACTTCGACGGCACCCTGCAGGAACCGCTGGTGTTGCCGGCACGTTTGCCGAACATCCTGCTCAACGGCACCACCGGTATCGCCGTGGGCATGGCCACCGATGTGCCGCCGCACAACCTGCGCGAAGTCGCCACCGCGTGCGTGCGCCTGCTCGACGAGCCGAAAGCCACGGTCGAACAGCTTTGCGAACACATCCAGGGCCCGGACTACCCGACCGAAGCGGAAATCATCACTCCGCGCGCCGACCTGCTGAAAATGTACGAAACCGGCAAGGGCTCGGTGCGCATGCGCGCCGTGTACCACGTCGAGGACGGCGACATCATCATCACCGCGCTGCCGCACCAGGTCTCCGGGGCCAAAGTGCTGGAGCAGATCGCCGCGCTGATGCAGGCCAAGCCGTCGAAAGCACCGCAGATCGCCGACCTGCGCGATGAATCCGATCACGAGAACCCGTGCCGCATCGTGATCATCCCGGTCAACAGCCGCGTCGATCACGAAGCGTTGATGCAGCACCTGTTCGCCAGCACCGAGCTGGAGTCGACGTATCGGGTCAACGTCAACATCATCGGTCTGGACGGCAAGCCGCAGCTGAAAAACCTCCGTGCGTTGCTGGTGGAGTGGCTGGAATTCCGCGTGCTGACCGTGCGTCGCCGGCTGCAATTCCGCCTCGACAAGGTCGAGCGCCGCCTGCACCTGTTGGACGGTTTGCTGATTGCCTACCTCAACCTGGATGAAGTGATTCACATCATCCGCACCGAGGATCAGCCGAAAGCCAAACTGATCGAGCGTTTTGCCCTCAGCGAAATCCAGGCCGATTACATCCTCGATACCCGTCTGCGTCAGTTGGCGCGACTGGAAGAGATGAAGCTGCGCGACGAGCAGGATGAACTGCTCAAGGAACAAGCCAAGCTGCAAGCGCTGCTGAGCAGTGAAGCCAAGCTGAAGAAGCTGGTTCGCAGTGAGCTGCTGAAAGACGCCGAAACCTACGGCGATGATCGTCGGTCGCCAATCGTCGAGCGCGCTGAAGCCAAGGCGCTGACCGAGCACGATCTGCTGCCGAACGAGAAAGTCACCGTCGTGCTGTCGGAAAAAGGCTGGATCCGTTCGGCCAAGGGCCACGATATCGACGCCACCGGCCTGTCGTACAAGGCTGGCGACGGCTTCAAGACCTCGGCAGCGGGGCGTTCGAACCAGTCGGCCGTGGTCATCGACTCCACGGGCCGCAGTTACTCGCTGGCCACCCACACCCTGCCATCGGCACGAGGCCAGGGCGAGCCGTTGACCGGTCGTCTGACGCCGCCGCCGGGCGCAACGTTCGAATGTGTGCTGATGCCGGAAGAGGACTCGCTGTACGTGATCGCCTCTGACGCCGGCTACGGTTTCGTGGTGAAAGGTGAAGACCTGCAAGCCAAGAACAAGGCCGGCAAGGCGCTGTTGAGCCTGCCGAACAACGCCAAGGTGATCGCGCCGCGTCCGGTGGCCGACCGCGAGCACAACTGGCTGGCCTCGGTAACGACCGAGGGTCGCCTGCTGATCTTCAAGATCAGCGACCTGCCACAATTAGGGAAGGGCAAAGGCAACAAGATCATCGGTATTTCCGGTGAGCGTGTGGCCAGTCGCGAAGAATATGTCACGGACATCGCCGTTCTTCCGGAAGGCGCCACCTTGGTGCTGCAGGCCGGAAAACGTACCTTGTCGCTGAAGGCCGACGACCTCGAACACTACAAAGGTGAGCGTGGTCGCCGTGGTAACAAACTGCCACGTGGCTTCCAGCGGGTGGATGCGCTGCTCGTCGAAAACCTCAATTAA
- a CDS encoding membrane integrity-associated transporter subunit PqiC, whose protein sequence is MTSLRPLIFLLAGVLGLAGCSVHQPVSLYQLDSGSPAQPAQSSGMAVLLGPVIVADYLQRETLLQRQPDGSLQASVDGRWAGSLSSDIDQLLLRQVAGRLDSQRVVLAPATTGFTPDVQVLLTITRLDSGAKQPAILDAQWRLLDRRGQVRDNRIVHLQELHSGSTASQVQAQGILLQRLAEQLSVALKPLANQPPVAEAPRKPAPKPAAPAAEAEKQPKIPMASPIRTDMEVFRF, encoded by the coding sequence ATGACTTCTCTGCGCCCCCTTATTTTCCTGCTCGCCGGCGTTCTTGGCCTGGCGGGTTGCAGCGTTCACCAGCCGGTGTCGCTGTATCAGCTGGACAGCGGAAGTCCGGCTCAGCCTGCGCAAAGCTCAGGCATGGCAGTTCTGCTGGGTCCTGTAATCGTTGCCGATTACCTGCAGCGGGAAACCCTGTTGCAGCGTCAACCGGACGGCAGCCTGCAAGCCTCGGTCGATGGTCGCTGGGCTGGTAGCCTTTCGTCGGATATCGATCAATTGCTGCTGCGTCAGGTTGCCGGTCGTCTGGACAGCCAGCGGGTGGTACTGGCACCGGCGACCACCGGGTTCACGCCCGATGTTCAAGTGTTGTTGACCATCACTCGTCTGGACTCCGGCGCAAAACAGCCGGCGATTCTTGACGCGCAGTGGCGACTGCTCGACCGTCGTGGCCAGGTGCGTGACAACCGCATCGTCCACTTGCAAGAACTGCACAGTGGCAGCACGGCTTCCCAGGTTCAGGCGCAAGGCATTCTGCTGCAGCGTCTGGCCGAGCAACTGTCGGTCGCGCTCAAGCCGTTGGCCAACCAGCCACCGGTTGCCGAAGCGCCACGCAAACCGGCACCGAAGCCGGCAGCACCGGCGGCGGAAGCCGAGAAGCAGCCGAAGATCCCGATGGCTTCGCCGATTCGTACCGATATGGAAGTGTTCCGCTTTTAA
- a CDS encoding AhpA/YtjB family protein, translating into MNRPTPVKTDNFFLLIFRALRHRRVPIALRIASHNVILVALALVIYACVMGLQFKQAMHEQADALGESLTTQTATSATELLVSNDILSLNVLLNNLTKNKLVAHAAIYSVDNRILAESGQRPKHGLLGEAEGMYESKITFQDVTAGQLRISLDMDQFQQPMTISLQSMGILSAILLALSLALSLRLGRHISTPLLQLRVWLRRIDEYTPGIERQDEIGDLARQLHASYAPEPAEPEPEPEPEFDDEPEFEVRNLRDPSFDESRPMAAHKPAPRHVVSTVEDDDDEDPFADLRDESLSETAQPAVRRPTPSVPQHTAVLAVQLGSQEQLRRLPRARLEELQDRYRDCLEQAASLYQGEIETLNDGSTLMLFHTEDSGDDYLTNAICCGELLRALGHQLQIEVADSGITLQLQLGLTLGDELFGLSQIDLLLTDSAQDALALSQHSRNLLLVERKIGDDALIRQRARIRPIASPEGACCVERLMEPYPSMLERQLARMHERRA; encoded by the coding sequence GTGAACCGGCCCACGCCAGTTAAAACCGATAACTTCTTTCTGCTGATCTTCCGTGCACTGCGCCACCGCCGTGTACCGATTGCATTGCGCATTGCCAGCCATAACGTGATCCTGGTCGCCCTGGCCCTGGTGATCTATGCCTGCGTGATGGGCCTGCAATTCAAGCAGGCCATGCACGAGCAGGCCGATGCGCTGGGCGAAAGCCTGACCACGCAGACCGCCACCTCCGCGACCGAGCTGCTGGTGTCCAACGACATCCTCAGCCTCAACGTGCTGCTCAACAACCTGACCAAGAACAAGCTGGTGGCCCACGCCGCCATCTACAGCGTGGACAACCGCATCCTCGCCGAGTCCGGTCAGCGGCCCAAGCACGGCCTGCTGGGCGAAGCCGAGGGCATGTACGAAAGCAAGATCACCTTTCAGGACGTGACCGCCGGGCAACTGCGCATCAGCCTGGACATGGATCAGTTCCAGCAGCCGATGACCATCAGCCTGCAAAGCATGGGCATCCTGAGTGCGATTCTGCTGGCACTGTCCCTGGCCCTGAGCCTGCGTCTGGGCCGGCACATCTCCACGCCGCTGCTGCAACTGCGCGTGTGGCTGCGGCGGATCGACGAATACACGCCGGGAATCGAGCGTCAGGACGAGATCGGCGATCTTGCCCGCCAGTTACACGCCAGCTATGCCCCGGAGCCGGCCGAACCGGAGCCCGAACCGGAACCCGAGTTCGACGACGAGCCGGAATTCGAAGTGCGCAACCTGCGTGATCCGAGTTTCGACGAAAGCCGCCCGATGGCCGCGCACAAGCCTGCCCCACGCCATGTGGTCAGCACCGTTGAAGACGACGATGACGAAGATCCGTTCGCCGACCTGCGTGACGAGTCGCTGAGCGAAACCGCACAACCGGCCGTGCGCCGACCGACCCCGAGCGTGCCGCAACATACGGCGGTGCTGGCGGTGCAACTGGGCTCGCAGGAACAACTGCGCCGCTTGCCGCGTGCGCGCCTGGAAGAGTTGCAGGATCGCTATCGCGACTGTCTGGAACAGGCCGCTTCGCTGTATCAGGGCGAAATCGAAACCCTGAACGATGGCAGCACGCTGATGCTGTTCCACACCGAAGACAGCGGCGACGATTACCTGACCAACGCCATCTGCTGCGGCGAGCTGCTGCGGGCGCTGGGCCACCAGTTGCAGATCGAAGTCGCCGACAGCGGCATCACCCTGCAATTGCAGCTGGGCCTGACTCTTGGTGACGAACTGTTCGGTCTGAGCCAGATTGACCTGCTGTTGACCGACAGCGCTCAAGACGCCCTGGCGCTGTCGCAACACAGCCGCAACCTGCTGCTGGTGGAGCGCAAGATCGGTGACGACGCGCTGATCCGTCAGCGTGCGCGGATCCGGCCGATTGCCAGCCCTGAAGGCGCCTGCTGCGTGGAGCGTTTGATGGAGCCATATCCGTCGATGCTCGAGCGGCAACTGGCGCGGATGCATGAGCGTCGGGCCTGA